Proteins co-encoded in one Salvia splendens isolate huo1 chromosome 4, SspV2, whole genome shotgun sequence genomic window:
- the LOC121800883 gene encoding uncharacterized protein LOC121800883, with amino-acid sequence MVGVIDAWASYLNNMEEFRSSYSARWLFFTTYPCLYTIVTKPQSMDVNTIIANFCNNLDRELKEIPYFKWEDVNTVLFPICANQHYYAVCFCFKRNAIAVIDNSANGDDNDLTINYGHIPETLRSYFCHFLTKNGLHAYCKIVSNSKMQRLKMPWRTVDNVEDCGVFLMRHMETYKGEREGCWNCGLKKSSSGVLQSLRAKYCSALMLAENSHESFNNKIVTAAYYEEESKHIEIDVEKMIAAYLKKK; translated from the exons ATGGTTGGCGTTATAGATGCATGGGCTTCCTACCTCAACAACATGGAGGAATTTCGATCATCGTACTCAGCAAGATGGCTATTTTTCACCACGTACCCATGT TTGTACACCATTGTGACAAAGCCTCAATCCATGGATGTCAACACAATTATTGCAAACTTCTGTAACAACTTGGACAGAGAGTTGAAGGAAATACCATATTTCAAATGGGAAGATGTAAACACG GTGTTGTTCCCCATATGTGCAAATCAGCATTATTATGCTGTTTGTTTTTGCTTCAAGAGAAATGCTATTGCTGTAATAGacaattctgcaaacggggatGACAATGACCTAACAATAAATTATGGTCACATTCCAGAAACATTG AGATCATACTTTTGTCACTTCCTCACCAAGAATGGTCTCCACGCATATTGTAAGATAGTGTCCAACTCCAAAATGCAGAGATTGAAAATGCCATGGAGGACAGTTGATAACGTTGAAGATTGTGGAGTATTTCTAATGCGGCATATGGAAACGTACAAGGGTGAGCGAGAAGGTTGTTGGAATTGTGGCTTGAAGAAATCAAGTTCGGGTGTCCTTCAGAGCTTGAGGGCTAAATATTGTTCGGCGCTGATGTTAGCCGAAAATAGCCATGAAAGCTTCAACAACAAAATTGTTACAGCAGCGTATTACGAAGAGGAAAGCAAACACATTGAAATTGATGTTGAGAAAATGATTGCGGCATATTTAAAGAAGAAATGA
- the LOC121800882 gene encoding protein FAR1-RELATED SEQUENCE 5-like — protein sequence MATEEAEAAVALMDSDGDGLLVLEDFMKIVEGAGEEEKQSDLIVFHSFQAHQKLLDLNSQILLQFLNILTLMENIDRLGSTSTNSAVEDGLGSTSTGSTSINDGSIMNDLRNPGGSLFDTNSNSDSEPESNNTAVEVSYLPDCPSQLKPYIGQIFLRLDDATEFYNKYARHVGFDTRKHGSKKKGDHVTWLYVVCSREGIGYVVNQFDEIHNHDMMELRHKRFMRLNRNIDLLHQKFILDCASANIGPTLTFKLLNEVLGGLDYVGCTVVEVRNYRRDLRAYTSGADAQMVLNEMSRKKENCPAFTYDFEVNSKDMLTRLFWCDPIAKKNFYLYGDIVSFDTTYSTNRYCMIFAPFTGKDNHGRPVAFGAGLLSKENADSFTWLFERFVKCMGSAQKLIITDQDLGMKVALERVLVDTRHRWCMWHIMFKVVEKLPKNLLGNEDLKKELNHCVWSELIEPEEFDEEWNKVPAFFRDFPMSSLIKTTSISESQNIFFKRYSKSRSNLVEFLMNYNNALDGQRSNNNRLEYLDFNTIPTLKTNSALEKHASTIYSDIGFKLIQSEIEEAVDNVTMVTVSNIGENEIYVVNDKFSKNWTVSYSTSFDSYACSCKMFGRIGLVCSHIFWVLRNKKIKLIPNELHGGRWLKSKFVKAVHCGFDDDIETFIVVDETKQEYRDMHGDFYDIARLIEVDGDKIRAFRQIMAEGRKEVLGEGNVLSISEKRLMIENFYGSHVPSQIDVHPPDVVKTKGCGRRLSRLEKEMREMSKPGRKCGKCGEVGRHDSRNCDKIQDENNKKKRRNQC from the exons ATGGCGActgaagaggcggaggcggcggtggcgctGATGGACTCGGACGGGGACGGGTTGTTGGTTTTGGAGGATTTCATGAAGATAGTGGAGGGAGCGGGAGAGGAAGAGAAGCAGAGCGATTTGATAg TGTTTCATTCGTTTCAGGCTCATCAAAAGCTGCTGGACCTTAATTCACAAATTCTGCTTCAATTTCTCAATATTCTGACTCTCATGGAGAATATCGATAGATTGGGATCTACTTCAACAAATTCTGCGGTTGAAGACGGATTAGGATCTACATCAACAGGATCTACATCGATCAATGATGGATCGATTATGAATGATCTTAGAAATCCAGGAGGGTCTCTTTTTGATACGAATTCAAATTCGGATTCAGAGCCAGAATCAAATAATACCGCAGTTGAAG TGTCATACTTACCTGATTGTCCATCCCAGCTAAAGCCTTATATTGGACAGATTTTTCTTAGACTTGATGATGCTACTGAGTTCTATAATAAGTATGCACGACATGTTGGGTTTGACACTCGTAAACATGGATCAAAAAAGAAGGGAGATCATGTCACATGGTTGTATGTTGTGTGCAGTAGAGAAG gaattggtTATGTTGTCAATCAATTTGATGAAATACATAATCATGATATGATGGAGTTACGCCATAAGCGATTCATGAGGCTGAATCGCAACATTGACCTATTGCATCAGAAATTTATACTAGATTGTGCAAGTGCAAACATAGGCCCTACACTGACTTTTAAGTTGCTGAATGAGGTTCTTGGTGGGCTGGATTATGTTGGTTGCACGGTTGTAGAAGTTAGAAACTATAGGCGCGACTTGAGAGCATATACTAGTGGGGCAGATGCACAAATGGTACTTAATGAGATGAGCCGGAAGAAAGAGAATTGTCCAGCATTCACCTATGATTTTGAGGTGAACTCTAAGGATATGCTCACTCGTCTTTTCTGGTGTGACCCCATTGCTAAGAAGAATTTTTATCTCTACGGTGATATAGTATCGTTTGACACAACCTATTCAACTAATAG GTACTGCATGATATTTGCACCGTTCACAGGAAAAGACAACCATGGGAGACCTGTAGCATTTGGTGCAGGCTTATTATCTAAAGAAAATGCTGATTCCTTCACATGGTTGTTTGAACGTTTTGTCAAATGTATGGGTTCTGCACAAAAATTGATCATTACTGATCAGGATTTGGGAATGAAGGTTGCTCTGGAAAGAGTCCTTGTTGATACAAGACATCGATGGTGCATGTGGCACATCATGTTCAAGGTTGTGGAAAAGTTACCAAAGAATCTACTTGGCAATGAAGACTTGAAAAAGGAGTTAAACCATTGTGTGTGGTCTGAGTTGATAGAGCCTGAAGAATTTGATGAAGAATGGAATAAA GTGCCTGCATTCTTTAGGGATTTTCCAATGAGTTCACTAATAAAGACCACATCAATATCTGAATCTCAGAACATATTCTTCAAGAGGTACTCCAAGTCTCGTTCGAATCTTGTTGAATTTCTTATGAATTACAATAATGCATTGGATGGCCAAAGGAGCAACAACAATAGGCTAGAATACTTGGATTTTAACACAATTCCAACTTTGAAAACAAATTCAGCCCTCGAGAAGCATGCTTCGACAATATATAGTGATATTGGTTTCAAACTAATTCAAAGTGAGATTGAGGAAGCAGTTGATAATGTCACTATGGTGACAGTGTCAAACATTGGTGAGAATGAGATTTATGTAGTCAACGACAAGTTCTCGAAGAACTGGACTGTGTCATACTCcacatcttttgattcatatgcATGTAGTTGTAAGATGTTTGGGAGGATTGGGCTTGTATGCAGTCACATTTTTTGggtcttgagaaacaaaaaaattaaattaatccctAATGAGTTACATGGAGGACGCTGGTTGAAGTCTAAATTTGTCAAGGCTGTGCATTGTGGGTTTGATGATGATATTGAAACATTTATTGTTGTGGATGAGACGAAGCAGGAGTATAGGGATATGCATGGAGATTTTTATGATATTGCACGGCTTATTGAAGTAGATGGTGATAAAATTCGAGCATTTAGACAAATTATGGCTGAAGGAAGAAAAGAAGTACTTGGTGAGGGAAATGTGTTGTCAATTAGTGAAAAGAGATTAATGATTGAGAATTTTTATGGATCACATGTCCCTAGTCAAATAGATGTTCATCCACCAGATGTCGTCAAAACCAAAGGTTGTGGTCGACGTCTTTCTCGGCTTGAGAAGGAAATGAGAGAGATGTCCAAGCCTGGTCGGAAATGTGGAAAATGCGGCGAGGTTGGTCGgcatgattcaagaaattgtgATAAGATACAGGACGAGAATAACAAGAAAAAGAGGAGAAACCAATGTTGA